One segment of Caldanaerobius polysaccharolyticus DSM 13641 DNA contains the following:
- the purQ gene encoding phosphoribosylformylglycinamidine synthase subunit PurQ, giving the protein MRAGVVVFPGSNCDIDCYHVLKDVLSVDTRYVWHKETDIDDLDLIVLPGGFSYGDYLRAGAIARFSPVMDSVIAAARKGVPVLGICNGFQILTEAGLLPGVLRRNKNLKFICDTVQVKVVNADSPFTSKLQSGQVLSIPIAHGEGNYYADDDTVKMLQDKNLIAFQYVEDVNGSVQRIAGVLNESKNVLGMMPHPERVSEGILGGEDGRAIFESIVEYLL; this is encoded by the coding sequence ATGAGAGCGGGTGTGGTGGTTTTTCCAGGGTCCAACTGCGATATAGATTGTTACCACGTGTTAAAAGACGTATTATCTGTCGATACCAGGTATGTTTGGCACAAAGAGACCGACATAGATGATTTGGATCTTATCGTGCTTCCCGGTGGATTCTCCTATGGAGATTATCTGAGGGCAGGGGCTATTGCAAGATTTTCCCCTGTTATGGACAGCGTTATAGCCGCAGCGAGAAAAGGAGTTCCTGTATTAGGGATATGCAATGGCTTCCAAATCCTTACTGAAGCGGGTTTGTTGCCGGGAGTGTTGAGGCGCAACAAAAACCTTAAATTCATCTGTGATACCGTTCAGGTGAAAGTGGTAAATGCCGACTCCCCTTTTACGAGTAAACTCCAATCAGGTCAGGTGCTCAGTATTCCCATTGCACACGGCGAAGGCAATTATTATGCAGATGATGACACTGTAAAAATGCTTCAGGATAAAAATTTAATAGCATTTCAATACGTGGAGGACGTAAATGGCTCGGTACAGCGCATCGCAGGGGTGCTAAATGAAAGCAAAAACGTGTTGGGCATGATGCCCCATCCAGAGAGGGTATCTGAGGGCATCC
- the purS gene encoding phosphoribosylformylglycinamidine synthase subunit PurS, producing the protein MIAKIKVTLKKGISDPQGQAIKGSLQTLGFTTVEDVRVGKYIEVVIKESDAQVACKKVKEMCDKLLSNPVIEDYTFEIAEV; encoded by the coding sequence ATGATAGCGAAGATAAAAGTGACGTTGAAAAAAGGTATATCTGACCCTCAGGGGCAGGCTATAAAAGGTTCCCTCCAGACGCTGGGTTTTACTACCGTAGAGGATGTGAGGGTAGGCAAATACATTGAGGTTGTGATCAAAGAAAGCGATGCACAGGTGGCTTGCAAAAAAGTTAAGGAGATGTGCGATAAGCTGCTTTCAAATCCGGTCATTGAGGATTACACCTTTGAGATAGCGGAGGTGTGA
- the purC gene encoding phosphoribosylaminoimidazolesuccinocarboxamide synthase: MKKLDMLYEGKAKKVYRTDNPDLYVVDYKDDATAFNGQKKGTIINKGIVNNNMSAFFFKILEDNGIPTHFEKLLSEREMLVKAVKILPIEVLIRNYAAGSLSKRLGIKEGTKLACTVVEFCYKNDELGDPFINEDHIRAMGLATEEEIRVVKEYSLKINNVLSEYLIKKGIILADFKLEFGKYKDKVVLADEISPDTCRFWDANTMEKLDKDRFRRDMGGVEEAYYEVLKRVTGE; this comes from the coding sequence ATGAAAAAGCTGGATATGCTGTATGAGGGAAAGGCGAAAAAGGTGTATAGGACTGATAACCCCGATCTTTATGTTGTGGATTACAAAGACGACGCTACGGCCTTTAATGGGCAGAAAAAAGGTACCATAATTAACAAAGGGATAGTAAACAATAACATGTCGGCGTTTTTCTTTAAGATTCTTGAGGACAACGGTATTCCTACCCATTTTGAAAAACTGCTATCTGAAAGGGAAATGCTCGTCAAAGCCGTAAAAATCCTTCCTATTGAAGTGCTGATAAGAAACTATGCGGCAGGTAGCCTTTCTAAGAGATTGGGCATAAAAGAGGGGACTAAGCTGGCCTGTACCGTTGTGGAATTCTGCTACAAAAATGACGAATTGGGGGACCCCTTTATAAACGAAGATCACATAAGAGCTATGGGATTGGCTACAGAAGAGGAAATAAGGGTTGTTAAGGAGTATTCGCTTAAAATCAACAATGTGCTTTCGGAGTATCTGATAAAAAAGGGCATTATTTTAGCGGACTTTAAGCTGGAGTTTGGAAAATATAAGGATAAAGTTGTCCTGGCTGATGAAATCTCGCCTGATACGTGCAGGTTCTGGGATGCGAATACCATGGAAAAACTGGATAAAGACAGGTTCAGAAGGGACATGGGAGGCGTGGAAGAAGCGTATTATGAGGTCTTAAAAAGGGTAACCGGTGAGTGA
- the purE gene encoding 5-(carboxyamino)imidazole ribonucleotide mutase: protein MPKVAVVMGSDSDLPLMKKCINTLKEFGVEFDVRIISAHRTPDIASDFAKNAVGKGYEVIIAAAGKAAHLAGVLAAMTTLPVIGVPVKSSTLDGLDSLLSMVEMPKGVPVATVAIDGAENAALLAVQILALKYPELSKKVVAYRDKMAQDVAKKDEEIKKEVF, encoded by the coding sequence ATGCCTAAGGTAGCTGTTGTCATGGGAAGCGATTCGGATTTGCCTTTGATGAAAAAATGCATAAACACCTTAAAAGAATTTGGGGTTGAGTTTGACGTGAGGATAATATCAGCCCATAGGACTCCGGATATAGCTAGTGATTTTGCTAAAAACGCTGTAGGTAAGGGCTATGAGGTAATAATCGCTGCAGCGGGTAAAGCAGCTCATCTGGCCGGTGTTCTGGCTGCTATGACCACATTGCCTGTGATAGGCGTTCCTGTAAAATCCTCAACTTTAGACGGCCTTGATTCACTGCTTTCTATGGTCGAGATGCCCAAAGGGGTGCCTGTAGCCACAGTGGCTATTGACGGTGCTGAAAATGCGGCGCTTTTAGCTGTGCAGATATTGGCCTTAAAGTATCCTGAATTATCTAAAAAGGTTGTGGCTTACAGGGACAAGATGGCACAGGATGTGGCAAAAAAGGATGAGGAAATTAAGAAAGAGGTGTTTTAA
- a CDS encoding NCS2 family permease, whose translation MGCLVQAVQVCQYHTGVGEKPGRIGFTREIYPSGVFIFRFKNKYQGRIEVESRGFLDRYFKLKEHGTTVRTEVIAGITTFITMAYIIFVNPNILGTTGMDKGAVFVATILSAIVATMIMGLFANVPFALAAGMGMNAFFTYYVVGQLKYSWQSALAMVFLCGIINIVITVTKLRIMIVKAIPDSLKNAIGAGIGLFISLIGFVEGGLVVKNPDTLVQLGDFSKPTTLLTLIGLIITALLMVLRVRGAILLGILITTVIGIPMGISKIPEAVVSLPPSLAPTFLQLDFSHLLRPEVGFLGVITIIVAFSLADTFDTIGTFIGTARRTNVFDDANGEIKKGSRFPTKMDRALFADAIATSIGALLGTSNVTTYVESTAGISAGGRTGLTSVITSAMFVLALFFAPIVGIVPSQATAPALIIVGVLMLGAITNINFEDFSEALPAFATAVLMPFTYNITNGIAAGFIFYTLVKIVTGKAKEVHPMMYIFAILFVLRYAFLKA comes from the coding sequence ATGGGGTGTTTGGTCCAAGCGGTACAGGTATGCCAATACCACACCGGTGTGGGAGAAAAGCCCGGACGGATAGGTTTCACTCGCGAAATCTATCCGTCCGGTGTTTTTATTTTCAGGTTTAAAAATAAGTATCAGGGGAGGATTGAAGTGGAAAGTCGAGGTTTTCTGGACAGGTATTTTAAGCTTAAAGAGCATGGGACAACGGTGAGAACTGAGGTCATAGCAGGTATAACCACGTTTATCACCATGGCTTACATCATCTTTGTAAACCCTAACATTTTGGGCACTACAGGTATGGACAAAGGGGCTGTTTTTGTAGCCACTATTTTATCGGCTATTGTGGCCACTATGATAATGGGCCTATTTGCCAATGTGCCTTTCGCGCTGGCGGCAGGCATGGGCATGAATGCGTTTTTTACTTATTATGTAGTAGGACAGCTTAAATACTCCTGGCAGTCTGCGCTGGCCATGGTATTTTTGTGCGGAATAATCAATATAGTAATAACCGTGACCAAGTTGCGCATTATGATCGTGAAAGCTATTCCTGACTCCTTAAAAAACGCTATAGGAGCAGGTATCGGGCTTTTCATATCACTGATAGGCTTTGTGGAAGGTGGCCTTGTGGTAAAGAACCCGGATACACTTGTGCAACTAGGTGATTTTTCTAAGCCTACTACCCTTTTAACCCTTATAGGTCTTATCATCACTGCGCTGCTTATGGTTTTGAGGGTGCGAGGCGCCATTCTTCTGGGTATATTGATAACTACTGTCATAGGTATACCTATGGGCATTTCAAAGATTCCCGAGGCCGTGGTCTCTTTGCCTCCTAGCCTTGCGCCTACTTTTCTCCAGTTGGATTTCAGCCATCTGCTGAGGCCTGAAGTAGGCTTTTTAGGTGTCATAACTATAATAGTAGCATTTAGCTTGGCTGATACCTTTGATACCATCGGCACGTTTATAGGCACAGCTCGAAGGACCAATGTGTTTGACGATGCCAATGGGGAGATTAAAAAGGGAAGTAGATTTCCAACTAAAATGGACAGGGCGTTGTTTGCTGACGCTATAGCTACATCTATAGGGGCTCTCCTGGGTACAAGCAATGTGACTACCTACGTGGAGAGCACAGCGGGTATAAGCGCTGGAGGTCGAACTGGTTTAACTTCTGTAATTACGTCTGCGATGTTTGTTTTAGCACTGTTTTTCGCACCTATCGTGGGTATTGTACCTTCTCAAGCCACTGCTCCTGCTTTAATAATTGTGGGCGTTTTGATGCTAGGTGCTATAACCAACATCAATTTCGAGGATTTCTCTGAAGCGCTGCCGGCTTTTGCCACTGCGGTACTTATGCCTTTTACTTATAATATAACCAATGGAATTGCCGCTGGATTTATATTCTATACTCTTGTCAAAATAGTTACGGGAAAAGCTAAAGAAGTGCATCCTATGATGTACATCTTCGCCATCCTGTTTGTTTTGAGGTATGCATTTTTAAAAGCATAA
- the guaA gene encoding glutamine-hydrolyzing GMP synthase: MREIVLILDFGGQYTQLIARRIREANVYCEIVPYDISVDKVKEYKPLGIVLSGGPASVYVEDAPKCDPEIFKLGIPVLGICYGAQLMALSLGGEVQRAEVAEYGKTDLLVNNNTPLFKGIERETVCWMSHVDLIDQLPEDFKVIASTPNTPVAAMADVKRKLYAVQFHPEVEHTPLGKEMIRNFLFEICDMSADWTMDSFVEQTVKSIRKTVGDKKAICAISGGVDSTVAAVLVHRAIGDQLVCIFVDNGLLRLNEGDAVERVFRDKFDINLIRIDARKRFLSKLKGVVDPEQKRKIIGHEFIRVFEEEASKLKGAEYLVQGTLYPDVIESGNKVASTIKSHHNVGGLPQDMKFKLLEPLKSLFKDEVRLVGKELGIPEEILYRHPFPGPGLAVRVLGEVTEEKLDLLRQVDYVFIRELKESGYYNKVWQAFAVLPDIKTVGVMGDERTYAYTVVLRAVTSSDGMTADWARLPWELLDSISRRIVNEVKGVNRVVYDITSKPPATIEWE, from the coding sequence ATGAGAGAGATTGTTTTAATCCTGGATTTTGGAGGGCAGTATACCCAGCTGATAGCCAGGAGGATCCGCGAGGCCAATGTGTATTGCGAGATAGTTCCCTATGACATATCCGTAGATAAAGTAAAGGAATATAAGCCCTTGGGAATTGTGCTGTCAGGGGGGCCTGCTAGCGTATACGTTGAAGATGCGCCTAAGTGCGATCCAGAAATATTTAAACTAGGTATACCTGTGCTGGGGATATGCTACGGAGCACAGCTTATGGCACTGTCTTTGGGCGGAGAGGTGCAGAGAGCTGAGGTGGCGGAATACGGCAAAACCGATTTGCTGGTCAACAACAACACACCTCTGTTTAAGGGCATAGAACGCGAGACGGTCTGCTGGATGAGCCACGTGGACTTGATAGATCAATTGCCTGAGGATTTCAAGGTCATTGCCTCCACTCCCAATACGCCGGTAGCTGCCATGGCTGATGTAAAGCGCAAGCTGTACGCCGTGCAATTTCATCCTGAGGTAGAGCATACGCCCTTGGGAAAAGAGATGATAAGGAATTTTCTCTTTGAGATATGCGACATGAGCGCAGACTGGACCATGGACTCTTTCGTAGAGCAGACCGTAAAGAGCATAAGAAAGACCGTAGGGGACAAAAAAGCCATCTGCGCTATAAGCGGCGGTGTGGATTCAACGGTGGCGGCAGTTTTAGTACACAGGGCTATAGGCGATCAGCTCGTGTGTATTTTCGTGGATAACGGCCTTTTGAGGCTAAACGAAGGGGATGCTGTGGAGAGGGTATTTAGGGATAAATTTGATATAAACCTCATAAGGATTGACGCCAGGAAGCGATTCCTCTCTAAGTTAAAAGGAGTGGTGGACCCTGAGCAGAAGAGGAAGATCATAGGCCATGAGTTTATAAGGGTATTTGAAGAGGAAGCCAGTAAGCTCAAGGGCGCAGAATACCTGGTTCAGGGCACCCTTTATCCCGATGTCATTGAGAGTGGCAATAAAGTGGCCTCTACCATAAAGAGCCACCACAACGTAGGTGGATTGCCACAGGATATGAAATTTAAGCTTTTAGAGCCTTTAAAGAGCCTGTTCAAGGATGAGGTGCGCCTTGTGGGCAAAGAGCTGGGGATACCTGAGGAGATTTTGTACAGGCATCCTTTTCCGGGGCCCGGGCTTGCTGTGAGGGTGCTGGGTGAGGTTACTGAAGAAAAACTGGATCTTCTCAGGCAGGTGGATTACGTCTTTATAAGGGAGCTCAAGGAATCCGGCTATTACAACAAGGTGTGGCAGGCTTTTGCCGTATTGCCTGATATCAAAACAGTAGGGGTTATGGGCGATGAGAGGACATATGCCTATACGGTGGTGCTGAGGGCTGTGACATCGTCAGATGGCATGACAGCCGATTGGGCGAGGTTACCGTGGGAACTGTTGGACTCTATATCAAGGCGTATTGTCAATGAAGTAAAAGGAGTAAACAGGGTGGTGTACGATATAACCTCCAAACCACCAGCTACCATTGAATGGGAGTAA
- the guaB gene encoding IMP dehydrogenase, which produces MAEVIKEALTFDDVLLVPAKSEVLPKDVDVSTRLTNRIKLNIPLMSASMDTVTEARLAIAIAREGGIGIIHKNMSIEKQASEVDKVKRSEHGVIVDPFYLSPDHTINDALQLMERYHISGVPITVNGKLVGIITNRDIRFEDDLSKKISDVMTKEGLVTAPVGTTLEEAQKILKKHKIEKLPLVDEDFNLKGLITIKDIEKSIKYPNAAKDLRGRLLAGAAVGITKDMMERVAALVEAGVDVVVVDTAHGHSRGVIEAVERIKERYPDLQLIAGNVATREAVEDLIKAGADCVKVGIGPGSICTTRVVAGVGVPQLTAIMDCAEAADKYGIPVIADGGIKYSGDIVKALAAGASAVMIGSLFAGTEESPGEIEIYQGRSFKVYRGMGSLGAMSSGSKDRYFQEDAKKLVPEGVEGRVPFKGPLSDTIFQLIGGLRAGMGYCGAKNLEELKRNARFVKITSAGLRESHPHDIIITKEAPNYSVT; this is translated from the coding sequence TTGGCAGAGGTGATAAAAGAAGCGCTAACCTTTGATGACGTACTATTAGTACCAGCGAAATCAGAAGTGTTACCTAAAGACGTAGATGTATCTACCAGGTTGACTAACCGGATAAAGCTCAATATCCCCCTGATGAGTGCCAGTATGGATACAGTTACAGAAGCCAGACTAGCTATTGCTATTGCCAGGGAAGGCGGAATAGGCATTATCCATAAAAATATGTCTATTGAGAAACAGGCATCAGAAGTAGATAAAGTAAAGAGATCTGAACACGGAGTAATAGTAGATCCTTTTTACCTCTCACCTGATCACACCATAAACGATGCACTGCAACTCATGGAACGGTATCACATTTCTGGCGTGCCTATCACTGTCAACGGAAAACTTGTCGGGATAATTACCAACAGGGACATACGATTTGAAGACGATTTGAGCAAAAAGATAAGCGATGTCATGACAAAAGAGGGCCTGGTGACAGCTCCTGTGGGAACTACCCTGGAGGAGGCACAGAAGATTCTTAAAAAACATAAAATTGAAAAACTGCCGCTGGTGGACGAGGATTTTAATTTAAAAGGGCTTATAACTATAAAGGATATAGAAAAGAGCATAAAATATCCCAATGCGGCTAAGGACTTAAGAGGCAGGTTACTGGCAGGGGCTGCTGTAGGTATAACAAAAGACATGATGGAAAGGGTTGCGGCACTGGTGGAAGCGGGAGTTGACGTGGTGGTAGTGGATACAGCCCACGGTCACTCCAGAGGTGTCATTGAGGCCGTAGAAAGGATAAAGGAAAGGTACCCTGACCTTCAATTGATAGCGGGCAACGTGGCCACCAGGGAAGCTGTGGAAGACTTGATTAAGGCCGGTGCCGATTGCGTAAAGGTGGGCATAGGCCCTGGCTCTATATGCACTACCAGGGTGGTGGCAGGCGTGGGAGTGCCGCAGCTTACGGCGATAATGGACTGCGCTGAGGCCGCTGATAAGTACGGTATTCCTGTGATAGCTGACGGAGGCATCAAGTACTCTGGCGATATAGTAAAGGCGCTGGCGGCTGGTGCCAGTGCAGTGATGATAGGAAGCCTCTTTGCGGGAACGGAAGAGAGCCCCGGGGAGATAGAGATTTACCAGGGAAGGAGCTTTAAGGTCTATAGGGGTATGGGTTCACTGGGAGCGATGTCTTCAGGCAGCAAAGATAGGTATTTTCAGGAGGATGCCAAGAAGCTGGTGCCTGAGGGCGTTGAGGGAAGAGTGCCTTTCAAAGGGCCTCTAAGCGATACCATATTCCAGCTGATAGGGGGGTTGCGGGCAGGTATGGGATATTGCGGTGCAAAGAACCTGGAAGAGCTTAAGAGGAATGCCCGGTTTGTAAAGATCACCTCTGCGGGTTTAAGAGAAAGCCATCCCCATGATATAATAATCACTAAGGAAGCTCCTAACTACAGCGTGACATGA